From a region of the Flavobacterium branchiarum genome:
- a CDS encoding AAA family ATPase — MAQSLTEIAQSLIVANKKVQLIYAFNGTGKTRLSREFKELIAQKNPETDEEETGIKIMYYNAFTEDLFYWDNDLLKLKIQPNTYTNWILQDQGQEPNIAAHFKRYTSDKLTPTFNEEYTFKNQDNRDVTIPAYSEVRFSFERGNDEPSESVKISKGEESCFIWSMFYSLLKEAIEALIPLGEAQEEIKSLVVIAESKSKDTKKAENLAKKSGNKGDVKKADILRNETEVANIELSTARGKLKNLGGLFNNLDYVFIDDPVSSLDDTHLIELAVNIAELIKSSKSELKFIITTHNPLFYNVLFNEFNRVKNTTKWRLEKLDDGTFSIGELASDSPFSYHLFLLSELEKAIGSPNDIKKFHFNFLRNILEKTSTFLGHNKWEDLLPEESREAYYKRIINLSSHSKHHGEEIAIIEENDKRVLSFLVEEVKRRYGFKSTINPNVIEEDDTV, encoded by the coding sequence ATGGCACAGTCATTAACTGAAATAGCACAATCTCTTATAGTTGCCAATAAAAAAGTGCAGTTGATTTATGCGTTTAATGGTACTGGTAAAACACGTTTGTCACGTGAGTTCAAAGAATTGATCGCTCAAAAAAATCCAGAAACTGACGAAGAGGAAACAGGAATCAAGATAATGTACTACAATGCATTTACTGAAGATTTGTTTTATTGGGATAACGATTTACTAAAATTGAAAATTCAGCCTAATACATATACCAATTGGATACTTCAGGATCAAGGACAAGAACCAAATATAGCAGCTCATTTTAAGCGTTATACTAGTGATAAATTAACACCTACTTTTAATGAGGAATACACTTTTAAGAATCAAGACAATAGGGATGTAACGATTCCTGCTTACTCTGAAGTGCGTTTTTCATTTGAACGTGGAAATGATGAGCCCTCAGAATCTGTAAAAATTTCTAAAGGGGAAGAAAGCTGTTTTATTTGGAGTATGTTTTATAGTTTACTAAAGGAAGCCATAGAGGCATTAATCCCATTAGGGGAGGCTCAAGAAGAAATAAAATCATTGGTAGTAATAGCTGAATCAAAAAGCAAAGACACAAAAAAAGCGGAAAATTTAGCTAAAAAAAGCGGAAACAAAGGGGATGTTAAAAAAGCAGACATATTGAGAAATGAAACGGAAGTGGCTAATATTGAATTGAGCACAGCACGGGGAAAACTCAAAAACTTAGGTGGGCTATTTAATAATTTGGATTATGTATTTATTGATGATCCTGTAAGTTCACTCGATGATACACACTTAATTGAGCTGGCTGTAAATATAGCTGAGTTAATTAAGTCTAGTAAATCGGAATTAAAATTCATTATCACCACTCATAATCCATTATTCTATAATGTATTATTTAATGAATTTAACAGAGTAAAAAACACAACAAAATGGCGTTTAGAAAAACTGGACGATGGTACTTTTTCAATAGGTGAGTTAGCAAGCGACTCACCGTTCTCCTATCATTTATTTCTTTTATCTGAATTAGAAAAAGCTATAGGATCACCAAATGATATAAAAAAGTTTCATTTTAACTTTCTTCGTAATATATTAGAAAAAACTTCTACCTTTTTGGGACACAATAAATGGGAAGATCTTTTGCCCGAAGAATCACGTGAAGCGTATTACAAACGAATAATAAATCTCTCCAGTCATTCTAAACATCATGGAGAAGAAATAGCAATTATTGAAGAAAATGATAAGAGAGTATTGAGCTTTTTGGTTGAAGAAGTAAAAAGAAGGTATGGATTCAAGTCAACTATTAACCCAAATGTTATAGAAGAAGATGACACAGTATAA
- a CDS encoding restriction endonuclease subunit S: MSFLDKLLEDVAVEWKPLGDFTNYEQPTKYLVSSKNYNDNFLTPVLTAGKTFILGYTNETEGIYKASEQPVIIFDDFTTANKWVDIDFKAKSSAMKMITSKDESKASLKYIYYWLNTLPSELVDGDHKRQWISNYSKKRIPIPCPDNPKKSLEIQQKIVAILDSFAELTSELTSELTSELTSRKQQYSYYREKLFNFNENEVQHLPMGDENIGQFQRGKRFVKTDLISKGVPTIHYGEMYTHYGTWTDETISFVSEKLVNDRGLRLAEKGDVVIVAAGETIEDIGMGTAWLGDEGVVVHDACFSYKTILNPKFVAYFTRTKQFHDQIKKHISSGKISAINAKGLGKAIIPVPSNEEQERIVAILDKFDILTNSISEGLPKEIELRKKQYEYYRDMLLTFPKDNLEE, translated from the coding sequence ATGAGTTTTTTAGATAAATTATTAGAAGACGTTGCGGTGGAATGGAAACCTTTGGGAGATTTTACTAACTATGAGCAGCCAACGAAATATTTAGTGAGTTCAAAAAATTACAATGATAATTTTCTAACTCCTGTTTTGACTGCTGGTAAAACTTTTATTCTCGGATATACTAATGAAACGGAAGGTATTTATAAAGCATCAGAACAGCCTGTTATAATTTTTGATGATTTTACAACAGCTAATAAGTGGGTTGACATTGACTTCAAGGCTAAGTCATCAGCGATGAAGATGATTACATCTAAAGATGAATCTAAAGCATCATTAAAATATATCTACTATTGGTTGAATACTTTACCTAGTGAATTGGTTGATGGTGATCACAAAAGACAATGGATTAGTAATTATTCAAAAAAAAGAATACCTATTCCATGCCCAGATAACCCTAAAAAATCACTCGAAATTCAACAAAAAATTGTTGCAATTCTTGATTCTTTTGCAGAACTTACATCAGAACTTACATCAGAACTTACATCAGAACTTACATCACGTAAACAACAGTATAGTTACTATAGAGAGAAATTATTCAACTTTAATGAAAATGAAGTTCAACATTTACCAATGGGGGATGAAAATATTGGACAGTTTCAAAGAGGTAAGCGTTTTGTAAAAACAGATTTAATCAGTAAAGGAGTGCCTACGATTCATTATGGTGAAATGTATACGCATTATGGTACGTGGACGGATGAGACTATTTCTTTTGTTAGTGAAAAGTTGGTTAACGATAGAGGATTAAGGCTTGCCGAAAAAGGCGATGTTGTCATAGTAGCAGCAGGTGAAACAATCGAAGATATTGGAATGGGAACGGCATGGTTAGGTGACGAAGGGGTAGTTGTTCACGATGCATGTTTTTCATATAAAACTATATTGAATCCTAAGTTTGTTGCTTATTTTACACGTACCAAACAATTCCATGATCAAATTAAAAAGCATATTTCGTCCGGTAAAATTTCAGCTATTAATGCAAAAGGTTTAGGTAAAGCAATAATTCCAGTGCCTTCTAATGAGGAACAAGAACGAATAGTAGCCATTTTAGATAAATTTGACATTTTAACTAATTCTATAAGTGAAGGTTTGCCAAAAGAAATAGAGTTAAGAAAAAAACAATATGAGTATTATAGAGATATGTTACTAACATTTCCAAAAGACAATTTAGAAGAATAA
- a CDS encoding type I restriction-modification system subunit M has protein sequence MTSTAQRAELLAKIWKIANEVRGAVDGWDFKQFVLGTLFYRYISENFTNYIEAGDDSIDYANLSDDVITPDIKDDAIKTKGYFIYPSQLFVNIAKTANTNPNLNTDLKAIFTAIESSANGYPSEEDIKGLFADFDTTSTRLGNTVESKNSRLASVLKGVEELNFGNFEDNHIDLFGDAYEILIGNYAANAGKSGGEFFTPVHVSKLIAQLAMHKQEKVNKIYDPAAGSGSLLLQAKKHFDDHIIEEGFFGQEINHTTYNLARMNMFLHNVNYDKFNIALGDTLHHPHFIDDKPFDAIVSNPPYSVKWVGDDDPTLINDDRFAPAGVLAPKSKADFAFVLHALSYLSSKGRAAIVCFPGIFYRGGAEQKIRKYLVDNNYVETIIAVAPNLFYGTSIAVTLLVLSKHKTDTTTQFIDASGEDFFKKVTNNNMMTDVHIEKIMELFDSKADVEHVAKSIDNTKIAKNDYNLSVSSYVQPKDNREKINITELNNKVAKTVKKIDKLRIDIEGLINEIRE, from the coding sequence ATGACAAGTACAGCACAAAGAGCAGAATTACTAGCTAAAATTTGGAAAATAGCCAACGAGGTTCGTGGGGCTGTAGATGGATGGGATTTCAAACAATTTGTATTAGGAACACTCTTCTATCGCTATATTAGCGAGAACTTTACGAATTATATAGAGGCTGGTGATGACAGCATTGATTACGCTAACTTATCAGATGATGTTATTACACCTGATATAAAAGATGATGCAATTAAAACAAAAGGATATTTTATCTATCCTAGTCAACTTTTTGTAAATATTGCTAAAACGGCTAATACTAATCCAAACCTTAATACCGATTTAAAAGCCATTTTTACAGCAATTGAAAGTTCTGCAAATGGGTATCCATCGGAAGAAGATATAAAGGGGTTGTTTGCTGATTTTGACACAACCAGTACGCGATTAGGTAACACCGTTGAAAGCAAAAACAGTCGTTTAGCTTCTGTCTTGAAAGGTGTTGAGGAACTAAATTTCGGGAATTTTGAAGACAATCATATTGACCTTTTTGGTGATGCATATGAAATCCTTATTGGCAATTATGCAGCCAATGCTGGTAAATCAGGCGGTGAGTTTTTTACACCTGTACACGTATCTAAGCTTATTGCACAATTGGCAATGCACAAACAAGAAAAAGTAAATAAAATTTATGACCCAGCTGCAGGTTCTGGTTCTTTATTACTTCAAGCAAAAAAACACTTTGATGACCATATCATTGAAGAAGGCTTTTTTGGACAAGAAATAAATCATACTACGTATAACTTGGCTCGTATGAACATGTTTTTACATAACGTCAACTACGACAAGTTTAATATAGCTTTAGGAGATACACTTCATCACCCTCACTTTATTGATGATAAACCATTTGATGCCATTGTATCCAATCCGCCTTATTCGGTAAAATGGGTTGGAGATGATGATCCAACACTTATAAATGATGACCGTTTTGCTCCAGCTGGTGTGCTAGCGCCTAAATCAAAAGCAGATTTTGCATTTGTACTGCATGCCTTGAGTTATCTTTCCAGTAAAGGAAGAGCAGCCATCGTTTGTTTCCCAGGTATTTTTTACCGTGGTGGTGCAGAACAAAAGATAAGAAAGTACCTAGTGGATAATAACTATGTAGAAACCATAATCGCTGTAGCACCCAATTTGTTTTACGGAACTTCTATAGCGGTAACTCTTCTGGTACTTTCAAAACACAAGACCGATACTACCACACAGTTTATTGATGCCAGTGGTGAAGATTTCTTCAAGAAGGTAACTAATAACAATATGATGACCGATGTACATATTGAAAAAATAATGGAGTTATTTGATAGCAAAGCAGATGTAGAACATGTTGCAAAATCTATCGATAATACTAAAATTGCTAAAAACGATTATAATTTATCGGTTAGTTCGTATGTGCAACCAAAAGACAATCGAGAGAAGATTAACATTACCGAATTAAACAACAAAGTAGCAAAAACCGTAAAAAAAATAGACAAGTTACGTATTGATATTGAAGGACTTATAAATGAGATTAGAGAATGA
- a CDS encoding restriction endonuclease: MKGPEFLKYINPVLTTLQSNGGAGNSSDVIEQIIDKLGITETELEETTSSGQSRIRNQIQWARFYLFKAGLIDNTQRGIWRLTKEGLDKKLSHNDDVYDLFKRVQDSVKKTSSSKSQKAQPKFEDIATEDEEHSIDLINIIQNLTPSGFEKLCKRLLTEIGINEIVITGGSGDKGIDGKGIVKLNDVVGLNIVFQCKRYKETVSPHHVRDFRGAMQGRGEKGLIITTGRFTKEAKSEAKSEANRDGVTPIELIDGDRLVELFEKYQLGLKPVTVFEIDQEFFKSFN, from the coding sequence ATGAAAGGCCCGGAATTTTTGAAATATATAAATCCCGTTTTAACCACACTTCAATCAAACGGAGGTGCTGGAAATTCATCAGACGTAATCGAACAAATAATAGATAAATTAGGCATTACAGAAACTGAATTAGAAGAAACTACTTCAAGTGGTCAATCACGAATTAGAAATCAAATCCAATGGGCAAGATTTTATTTATTCAAAGCTGGATTAATTGATAATACTCAAAGGGGAATTTGGCGATTAACTAAAGAAGGTTTAGATAAAAAACTGAGCCACAATGATGATGTTTATGACTTATTTAAGAGGGTTCAAGATAGTGTTAAAAAAACTTCTTCTTCAAAATCACAAAAAGCTCAACCGAAATTTGAAGACATAGCGACCGAAGATGAAGAACATTCAATCGACTTGATTAACATTATACAAAACCTTACTCCAAGCGGATTTGAAAAACTTTGCAAACGTTTATTAACTGAAATCGGGATTAACGAAATAGTAATAACAGGTGGTTCTGGCGATAAAGGAATTGATGGAAAGGGAATCGTAAAACTTAATGATGTTGTTGGTTTAAATATTGTTTTTCAATGTAAACGCTATAAAGAAACTGTTTCCCCACACCATGTCCGTGATTTCCGCGGTGCAATGCAAGGACGTGGTGAAAAAGGACTTATAATAACTACAGGACGTTTTACAAAAGAAGCAAAAAGTGAAGCAAAAAGTGAAGCAAATCGTGATGGAGTCACACCAATTGAGTTGATAGATGGCGACAGACTTGTTGAACTTTTTGAAAAATATCAACTTGGCTTAAAGCCTGTTACAGTTTTCGAAATTGACCAAGAATTTTTCAAGAGCTTTAATTAA